Within the Malus sylvestris chromosome 4, drMalSylv7.2, whole genome shotgun sequence genome, the region TACTCTCCGAAATGTAAGATTTCGGTTTTTCGTGGTGTCTCGTTTCGTATCGGGTGTTTTCGGTGGTTTCCGATCtgaagtttgtttgtttgtttggttgttgTGTCAGACGAGACTGGGAGAAGGAAGAGCTGCTCGGACCAAGACCGCTGTGTCAGCGTACCGGACGATTTTTCAGGTAATTTTACCATGCAACGGCACTGTACTCGTACTAGGTACACCTTGGGCTCTTTCCCCTCCATCTTGCACAGGCGCCCTGATATCCTCGGAGCCGTCCGATCCACGGCTTTTGTTGTTAGTTTTGATTAGACACGAGCTGGGTCATGAATCATGATGGGCTCCCCTTGATTCTGGTTGGGTCCCCATGGAATAGTACAGAGGTAACTCTGGTTGTGCCACGTGGACGGTGAAGGATGTTAGGATGATGGAGTTTGGAGTTATTGTGGTGCAGTAACATGAACTGTAACTAGGTGTTCGTTGCTATATGCTTTCTCAAAGTAAATAAgcttttttaattttgggttttaGTCGGAttaatcttattttattttatttttcttataagATGGGTGTACCTTGGTGGGGAAAACAACACATAGACCGAGTTTTGGGATGGAGACATCAACTTTCAGCAATGATCTCAATCTCAAGTAAGTTTTATATCACGATTGTGTAATTGTCGTCTTCTAGGGTATAAATACGTAAATTTCACGTAAGTTTTAgggttgtgattttcacacatcCTTAACTACTTTTCCCACACCCCCTTCCTATTTTTTTAGTACTTAATATCCTACTATTTAATCTTTCATACATTCCCCTCCCTATttattctttcattaattaccatAAAAAAGTAGGAATGGTATATATGTAAGATGAAATAGTAGAATAccaattaactattaaaaaataggaAGGGGTGTGGGAAAAGTAgttaagggtgtgtgaaaatcacaacccAAGTTTTATATCATGATTGTGTAAATGAAGACTTTTAGGGCATAAATAAGTGATAAGTGTGAATACCTACAAATAATTGGTAGTGTATAAACCCTTATACACACCATTGAATGTGTCAAATGGACCACTTAATGTGCTACTTAGTGTCATTCAATGAGTAATGATGACagtattttcatgtgtttatgCTATAGCCGGACTTGCTTATGCAAGCAATTGCTAACCAATTACAACAGTCACGTACATACTTAGGTCAATAAATACGTGGCTGCAACTTTTCTTAGATTGTGTGGTGTTCATAATTGCAAAAATGTAGGGCTTTGTCTTTTTGAAACAATGATTCTCTTCACACAAGTTTTTGTGAGGCTAGACTTAAAGAGGTCGTTTATATATTTAGAATGTTCGTGGGGACATGGAATGTTGGAGGGAAATCACCCCACGAGGGCTTGAACATGGGGGAGTGGCTGAAGTCCCCTTCTCCCGCAGACATCTATGTTCTTGGGTAAGTCTTTGCTTtgcatctctctcctctctctccccctctctctctctcctctcaatTTGCATTCCAAATTAGACTCCTTTCTTGTATTTTTCCTTGTCATTTTAATAATAATAGTCTGAACATTGAAAAGAAGAGTTTGTGCCAATTAGTGGTCCAATCTATAATGTGCTCTTTCATTAGATCCAATCCAATATTCTTTACATATTTGGGTTCTTGTTGCAAGTTTTAGTTACGTAGTATACGGATAATATTTTCTTGTCAGACTGTTTATCTGATTATGATgttaaagagtaatgctagagagcAACTATgttaaagagtaatgctagagagcAACTATTGAGTCCAAATTTCGTAAACCATAAGAAGTGGTGGTTGATGATTGAACTAGTACTTAACTGTTGGTTAATGTGCGTATTTCTTGTTTGTGACATATCGcatgatttacaaatttgatcTTAAAAATTGATTCCTCTAGCATTACTCAATGTTAAATCATGGTTTACGATGTTAAATGATATACATTTAGAATCTGACAATATTTTATGTCCAATTATCTaaatgggattttttttttcattttttgtgtgttttaattagGTTCCAAGAAATTGTCCCTTTGAATGCCGGTAACGTATTGGGTGCGGAGGACAAGGCCCCAGCTGCCAAGTGGGTGACGCTTATTCGTGAAGCATTGAACAAGAATGACTCTGGACTTTCGCATTATTACAGCAGTGCCACCCACACAGAACATTCTTCACAGCTTGACCAGCAATGCAAGCCTAGGCTCAGCTTCTCCGACTTGCTTTCGTTAGAAGACGAGCTTAGCGATGCGGACTTTGAAAGACTTCTGAATTTGAATCCAGCATCGACTTCAAGTGGAGAAAACTCACCAGCGTCGCCATTGATGTGTCCATGGAAGGGCAATAGTCCAAGGCAAGGACATCGTTATTGCCTATCAGCAAGCAAGCAGATGGTTGGAATATTTTTGTGCGTGTGGGTTCGTGCAGATCTTTGTAGACACATTAGCGACACGAAAGTGTCGTGTGTCGGTACAGGCATAATGGGATACCTTGGAAACAAGGTTAGTTAAAtgtcaaaacacaaaacttatACCACACGAACTGAGCATATGATCAGTGTACCACCATCGCTTTAACAGAAGCGGGATGACCTGTGTAGTTCCCGCATGGTTGGTCCAACTCCTATTGAAAAGATGGTCGATCACTTgagatgatacaaatatatatagtaGTGCACATATGACAACATTGTGGTTGAGTTAGTCGCTCTTAGCTATATAATTTTTTCGTGCAACAGGGTTCAGTATCAATCAGCATGACGTTGCACGGAACAACATTTTGTTTCGTGTGTGCACATTTGACCTCTGGGGAGAAAGAAGGGGATGAGATGAGAAGGAACTCAGATGTCATGGAAATCTTAAAGAAAACAAGCTTTTCTCATTCATGTAGAATAAGGGGACAACTGCTTCCTCCTGATAGCATTATAGACCATGAGTAAGTCATCGAAACCTAACCTCTCTTATTTTTGTTCATTTAATTGCCAATAATTATAGATTACAGTTGTTTTAATCCTCCAACTAAGACAATTTTGCCTGTTTTTAATCTAATGCAGCAAGGTTATTTGGCTTGGGGATTTAAATTATCGGCTGGCAACTGCTTGCTGCAGTGACACACATGAACTACTAAAGAAGCACGATTGGCAGGCACTTCTTGAGAAGGATCAGGTAAGATACTAACGTAAGTTCGTTCTACTGTAACATCTCAAATCCAAAACGGTATTGTTGGTATTTTGAATCTTACGCTCGGATTTGGTTGTTTCTTGGCAGCTAATTTTAGAGCAGCAAGCCGGTCGAGTGTTTAAAGGGTGGGAGGAAGGGAGGATATATTTTGCTCCAACCTACAAATACCTGGCTAATTCTGATCATTACGTTGCCCAATCTTCCAACTCCAGAGAGAAGAAACGCACTCCTGCTTGGTAAGATTCCTTGCATCAAATTTTACTACGCATTTCATCGAGTTTATTGAAATACAGGAGCAAGCAAGGTAGTGATCACCATCATTACACAAACATaatgtaattatattttttttatatgaatttttaataacataCGTAGGCGAGACCCGTTTCACCCATATCAGAGATAAGATGAGTTATATTAGCATTAAGATCACTCATCAACAATGTAGGCAGTAAATGTAGTACATCATGTAGTTAAGGACAATCAACTTTATTAAGCTCCATATTCAATTAGGGTAATCATCCTCTTAGTCCCATAACTGACCTGTCAAATTTTATTGAATCTGTGTTTGACTCCAGGCTGCAGTTCCggattttgttttaaattatttttcaaattgatTTTATTAGTACTGACTTTTTCACATTTTCTATTCAATTGAATTAATCCAAATAAAGCTGAACTTTTACGtcctatattaatttttttctaaaattggTGTTGCCGGTGGTGGGATTTAACTGTTTAAGCATCATTAAGCTGGGACCATTACTGTGAGAGcagagaaaataaataattaaataggaTATCACTTTCTAATTAAGTAATTATCAATTTTGTTCACATGAAACCGATATTAGTTTTTGGTCATCATTTTATGTTTTAGATTAATAGCTTAATTTAGGAGTCGGCAGGTGAAAAATGGACCTGTTTCCTTcatttggttaaaaaaattgaacatgTGACTTGTACAGACCATCATGTCTGTATTATCATATTCAAAACAAGTTGCTTTTATTTAAACCTTTGCTACTGCGGACGTCGGCATAACTGCGTTGAATAGAGCAGCGATGCTCTTTTATGCACTCGAGTTTGAATATATTTTTCCGCAGTTTTAAATTAGTTTAAGATATAATCTCTTGTATGAATTCGGTAGTATCTTTTTTTTCCTCTGGAAACCAACACGAACCTGAAAAACTAAGTTTAGGAAGCGTAGTAGCGTTCATAACATCTGCATTGTTCTAATTTCTCACTTCCATACGTTGAGTTTATGTTTGTCGTAGACACAGCTACAATCAGTAAATGTGACTCAAATAGTTATGTTCGATCTTATATTCTTAAGTTTAGTTCGGAAAAGAAGCTAATGTGGTTTGATATGTATATACGGCAGGTGTGACAGGATTTTATGGAAGGGGGAAGGGCTTAAACAAATGTGTTACATGAGAGGGGAGTCGAAATTCTCAGACCACAGACCAGTTTATTCGTTGTTTTCAGTCCGATTAGACTGGGCTGCCAAGAAAAAGCCCAACTCTTGCGTGCTCAAGTCATCGGCCAAAGTGCAGGCAGAAGAGCTTTTGCTACTCACCAGAGCCAAAAGCTTAGACACCATCTCAAGGTTCTGATTTAATTACTGCCAAACACAGCCCACATTTTTGAAGACCAGAAGCAGAAGCTGGTGTTTCTGGCTTTTTTTGACAGTTGTTGGGACTGAAATATTAAGCTCACAAAGGCATGCTTAAATTTTTGAAggcatgatgatgatgaagtttGAGTTGTAGTGGAGCAGAGAAGCAGAAACACATAAACTGCTAAGGACTGGGGAAAGTGGGGATGGTGAGTGAAAGCAGCTTCTGCGAAAAGTTGAATTGTAAGTGGTTAATCAGCTTTTTGCAGAAGAATGCATCTTTGTTTGAGATTAAGCAGGGGGAGAGGGAACAGAGAGAGGAGGTTTATTAAGAGTTGAAATGTGTAGAAAAAAGGACAGTTTTgaatgaatgtttatgttaagGGAACTGGGGGTAGTGGCTTTGTAGTAGTGTCTTTGCTCCCCATATTGTTCGCTTTTGCAATTTACTAGTGAAATAGTCGGTCTAGCCCGTATTAAACTCACCAACTTTGTAGCGCTAGATCCCCATCCAACTTAACAAAACACCACAATCGGCTTTGTTGTGAAGAACCTTTGTAGCGGCTATGACTAACAGCTCAAACTCGAATGTTTGAGTGACGACTGTTGTTGAGAGCTGAGgcagtgattttttgggtttcttGTAATTTTGTAGAATTACAAAGGACTATAAAGACACTCAAAGTTTGTTAAAAGTGACCAACACCATTGCTTTTTTGCTAACTCATAACAATGTCTCGTGTTATAACTTAAATACATTAATAACAATACGAtgtgaattaaaaataataaaagaaaaaaaaagtgaattaGTAACAATACGAtccacacacaatagtatatggAACTTTCAGAGCCAAGGCAAATGCCCACCAAGACACTAATGGAAACACTTTGGACCAATTATTTCCACCCAATTTTGTTGGAAAGTCCattataagaagaaaaaaaaattagtgtgtCGAGAATATAGTTTGATACACCAAGTGTTATAGtataatacaacaacaacaacaataaagccttttctcactaagtggggtcggctatatgaatcctagaacgccattacgCTCgattctgtgtcatgtcctccgttagatccaagtacactaagtcttttcttagggtctcttccaaagttttcctaggtcttcctttaccccttcggccttggACCTTTAtctcgtagtcgcatcttctaaccggagcgtcagtaggccttctttacacatgtccaaaccaccgtaattgattttctctcatctttccttcaatttcggctactcatACTTTACCTCAGATGTCCTCATTTCTCATCTTATCCTTTAttatgtgcccacacatccaatgaagcatccttatctctactacacccattttatgtacgtgttgatgcttcaccacccaacattacgtgccatacaacatcgtcgGCCTTATtaccatcctataaaattttcccttgagtttCAGTGGCATAATgcgatcacacaacacgtcggatgcactcttccacttcatctatctaacttgtattctatggttgagatctccatctaattctctgttcttttgcaagatagatcctaggtagcgaaatcggtcgctctttggtacttcctgatctccaatcctcaccctaactcattttggcctcaatttgcactgaacttgcactccatatattctgtctttgatcggcttaggcgaagacctttagattccaacattcCTCTCCAAAgcttaagcttcgcatttactcctttctgagtttcatctatcaacactatatcgtctacgaaaagcatacaccagggaatatcatcttgaatatgtcctgttaactcatccattaccaatgcaaaaaggtaaggacttaaggatgagccttgatgtaacccaACAGttagctttcggtttgtccttcatgagttcttacagtagtctttgctccatcatatatatcctttatagcttggatatatgctactcgtactccttttttctctaaaatcctccaaaaaatgtctcttgggaccctatcatatgctttttccaaatctttaaagaccatgtgtaaatcctttttcctatctctatatttttccatcaattttcgtaagagatagattgcctccatggttgagcgccctggcatgaacccgaattggttatccgaaacccgtgtctcttacctcaatctatgctcaatgactctctcctagagcttcattgtatgactcattagcttaatacccctatagttcatgcaattttgtatgttgtccttattcttgtagataggcaccaaagtgctctttcgccattcatttgacatcttcttcgttttcaaaatcataTTGAAAAGGTCTGTCAACCATGCTATActcgtctctcccaagactttccacactttgaTTAGTATATCATTTGGgtccactgcttttctatgcttcatctttttcaaagctacaaccacttcttccttcctgattcagCGGTAAAAgaagtagtttctacactcttctgagttactcaactctcccaaagaagtactcatttcatgtctttcattgaaaagatcaagaaaataacctctccatctgtctttgaccacattctctgtagcaagaacttttccatcctcatTCTTGATGCatctcacttggtttaggtcaattgtcttcttttcccttgctttaactagtttatagatatccacctcttcttctttggtatctaatcgcttatacatatcgtcataagccgctagctTAGCTtttctcacagctttcttcaccTCTTGCTTCACTATTCTATACATTTCACCATTTTCCTCGGTCATATctttgtataaggctttacaacattccttcttagtcttcacttttgtttgtacctcatcattccaccaccaagattccttttgtgttgagcaaagcccttggactctcctaatacctcttttgctacttttcggatacaactagccatgaaatcccacatttggctagcttcccaaTTTCTATCCCACACACGTtggttgattactttctctttgaaaatgacttgtttttatccttttaaattccaccatctagtcattGGGCACTTTTAggccttgttcttttttctctctctgttgatatgtacatccatcaccaacaagggatgttgattagccaagctctctcccagtataactttgcaatccttacaagttatacaataccctttcctcattagaagaaatcttatttgtgtttttgccgacccactcttgtaggtgatcacatgttcttctctcttcttaaagaaggtgttggctaagaagagatcatatgccattgcaaaatccaagatggcttccccatcctcgtttctctccccaaaaccatggccaccatgaaaacctccatagttgcctgtcttcTTGCCTACGTGTGCATTTAAATCTcatcctataaataccttcttcGTCTGAGCAATTCATTGCACCAAGTCTctaagatcttcccaaaatttctccttcaaactcgtatccaaccctacttgaggtgcatacacactaatcacattgatgagttcttgtcctattacaatcttgattgccataatcctatctcctacccttttgatatctacaacatcttgtgtcaaggtcttgtccacgatgatgtcAACACCATTTcttgttctatttgtgcccgaataccaaaatttaaaacct harbors:
- the LOC126620195 gene encoding type I inositol polyphosphate 5-phosphatase 8-like, with translation MRTDGRKISKPSWPKVVARKWLNIPSKGDEFHSDYSPKYETGRRKSCSDQDRCVSVPDDFSDGCTLVGKTTHRPSFGMETSTFSNDLNLKMFVGTWNVGGKSPHEGLNMGEWLKSPSPADIYVLGFQEIVPLNAGNVLGAEDKAPAAKWVTLIREALNKNDSGLSHYYSSATHTEHSSQLDQQCKPRLSFSDLLSLEDELSDADFERLLNLNPASTSSGENSPASPLMCPWKGNSPRQGHRYCLSASKQMVGIFLCVWVRADLCRHISDTKVSCVGTGIMGYLGNKGSVSISMTLHGTTFCFVCAHLTSGEKEGDEMRRNSDVMEILKKTSFSHSCRIRGQLLPPDSIIDHDKVIWLGDLNYRLATACCSDTHELLKKHDWQALLEKDQLILEQQAGRVFKGWEEGRIYFAPTYKYLANSDHYVAQSSNSREKKRTPAWCDRILWKGEGLKQMCYMRGESKFSDHRPVYSLFSVRLDWAAKKKPNSCVLKSSAKVQAEELLLLTRAKSLDTISRF